One Etheostoma cragini isolate CJK2018 chromosome 19, CSU_Ecrag_1.0, whole genome shotgun sequence DNA segment encodes these proteins:
- the LOC117962112 gene encoding protein FAM111A-like isoform X1: MRRRRFSAESAPPHFSSETASHFSETVAASQGVILKMPTKKKNPPKKQKTLKSYFGTPDIPGSSRLTESTQPGEAAGGAKSRAAGSDPGGATGGATGGATGGAKSRAAGSDPGGATGSQDIPGSSRLTESTQPGGATGGATGGATGSDPGDGAKGSQPSVPEGSNLGGATGSQGKTGSSRLSENTQPGGAKSGAAWPNPGDRVKFSQPSGGEGSNLGGATGSQKRNKVKNENGGDFPVGHLHHFTVKFSRTECNEYAIDCDEPRTVLGVIQSTEQYWKKMKTCPDENVVIQLGKKDKKYTIATHFPCSCIGEGESLVISFGPEKVEVAQDQLYRPIQSRDKYSVFYIDTIGGMYTKQKKRFRNNAVKEFKYLCVYGEKGITVKEALERDGRFVDKLGDFTLTDNDDSNCITEQIQKVDNLDKKKFKLCLPRNRRANDSSGLSSNSAQRSDTRPAVDEAQQRKIQAAMEKRGISVRAAMEKSGNNVNIEEIYETLRRQFPELKAFMKSRFPGDSFQKAVNLRKENFGNIQQSFSEVHRVTKLLKRGESVCKVVVKDVSQGTGFVLFDNFILTNVHYFSSCVEGQKLKEGIEMSFFFEDPESKEYYFKLANRDIWYSVCDLDYAVLEIMPEGDNYNLKTRIHKKKKVPPGLLKSFGPMPQNGEACIIGHPAGGVKKMDLTFIIEKEKREQAVNDHLHPYKDPFVVWSINQIIQEQGIENIMMGGKIADKVGTYKTFMYHGSSGSPVFDARGQVIGLHTAGFLYKQESVIEFAQSLLTIFEHYVSTLKEHGKDKLLERVEKEVKGNSDLKKVFGSVVELKESRQRLEDEPADPEELLDYIEAMETD; the protein is encoded by the exons ATGAGAAGGAGAAGGTTCAGTGCAGAGTCAGCCCCTCCTCACTTTTCTTCTGAAACAGCGAGCCATTTTTCAGAGACGGTTGCAGCAAGTCAAG gagttattttgaaaatgcctaccaaaaagaaaaatcctccaaaaaagcaaaagaccCTTAAGTCATACTTCGGCACACCT GACATTCCTGGCAGCAGCCGATTGACAGAGAGTACACAGCCAGGTGAAGCTGCAGGTGGAGCTAAGAGCAGAGCTGCAGGGTCTGATCCAGGTGGAGCTACAGGTGGAGCTACAGGTGGAGCTACAGGTGGAGCTAAGAGCAGAGCTGCAGGGTCTGATCCAGGTGGAGCTACAGGCTCTCAG GACATTCCTGGCAGCAGCCGATTGACGGAGAGTACACAGCCAGGTGGAGCTACAGGTGGAGCTACAGGCGGAGCTACAGGGTCTGATCCAGGAGACGGAGCCAAAGGCTCTCAACCTAGCGTACCTGAAGGGTCTAATCTAGGTGGAGCTACAGGCTCTCAG GGCAAAACTGGCAGCAGCCGATTGTCAGAAAATACACAGCCAGGTGGAGCTAAGAGTGGAGCTGCATGGCCTAATCCAGGTGACAGAGTCAAATTCTCTCAGCCAAGCGGAGGTGAAGGGTCGAATCTAGGTGGAGCTACAGGCTCTCAG AAACGCAACAAAGTGAAGAACGAGAACGGTGGTGATTTCCCG GTCGGACATTTGCATCATTTCACCGTGAAGTTCAGTCGTACTGAATGTAATGAATATGCTATTGACTGCGATGAACCTCGCACCGTTCTGGGGGTGATACAATCAACTGAACAGTACTGGAAGAAGATGAAGACGTGTCCAGATGAAAATGTTGTGATTCAGCTGGGTAAAAAGGATAAGAAATATACCATTGCAACACATTTCCCTTGTTCTTGTATTGGGGAAGGTGAGTCTCTGGTCATATCATTCGGACCAGAAAAGGTTGAAGTGGCCCAAGACCAACTTTACAGACCAATACAGTCACGGGACAAGTATTCTGTCTTCTACATCGATACAATCGGAGGGATGTACACCAAACAAAAGAAGCGTTTTAGAAACAATGCTGTCAAAGAGTTTAAGTATCTGTGTGTCTATGGGGAGAAGGGCATCACTGTCAAAGAGGCTCTGGAAAGAGACGGTCGCTTCGTTGATAAACTCGGTGACTTCACTCTGACTGACAATGACGATTCGAATTGCATCACCGAACAAATACAGAAGGTCGACAacctggataaaaaaaaattcaagctgTGTCTTCCACGGAACAGGAGAGCAAATGATAGCTCGGGTTTATCAAGTAATTCGGCACAGAGGTCTGACACAAGGCCGGCTGTAGATGAAgcacagcagagaaaaataCAAGCAGCAATGGAAAAGAGAGGAATCAGTGTCAGAGCAGCGATGGAAAAGAGTGGCAACAATGTCAACATTGAGGAGATTTATGAAACGCTGCGTCGCCAGTTTCCAGAGCTCAAAGCATTTATGAAGAGTAGATTCCCTGGGGATTCTTTTCAGAAAGCAGTCAACCTGAGGAAGGAAAACTTTGGGAACATCCAACAGTCTTTCAGTGAAGTTCACAGAGTCACAAAGCTGCTGAAACGGGGCGAGTCAGTTTGCAAAGTGGTGGTTAAGGATGTTTCTCAGGGAACAGGCTTTGTGCTGTTTGACAACTTCATCTTGACCAACGTACACTATTTCAGTAGTTGTGTCGAAGGACAAAAGTTGAAGGAGGGTatagaaatgtcttttttctttgaagatCCTGAGTCAAAAGAGTACTACTTCAAGCTGGCTAACCGTGACATCtggtacagtgtgtgtgatctgGATTATGCCGTACTTGAGATAATGCCTGAGGGAGACAACTACAACCTCAAAACAaggatacataaaaaaaagaaggtgccACCAGGACTCCTGAAGAGTTTTGGTCCAATGCCACAGAATGGTGAAGCCTGTATTATTGGTCACCCAGCAGGAGGAGTGAAAAAGATGGATCTTACATTTATCattgagaaagagaagagggagcAGGCTGTCAATGATCACTTACATCCATACAAAGATCCTTTTGTTGTCTGGtcaatcaatcaaattatcCAAGAACAAGGCATTGAAAACATAATGATGGGTGGAAAAATAGCAGACAAAGTAGGGACCTACAAGACTTTCATGTATCACGGCTCTTCTGGCTCCCCGGTGTTTGACGCTCGTGGTCAAGTCATTGGTTTGCACACCGCAGGATTTCTTTACAAACAAGAGAGTGTGATAGAGTTTGCCCAATCTCTGCTCACTATATTTGAACACTATGTGAGTACGCTAAAAGAACATGGGAAGGATAAGCTGTTGGAGAGAGTTGAGAAAGAGGTGAAGGGAAACTCAGACCTAAAAAAGGTCTTTGGGTCTGTGGTTGAGCTGAAGGAAAGCAGACAGAGACTCGAGGATGAGCCAGCAGACCCTGAGGAGCTCCTGGACTACATTGAGGCAATGGAAACTGATTAA
- the LOC117962112 gene encoding protein FAM111A-like isoform X4, whose protein sequence is MPTKKKNPPKKQKTLKSYFGTPDIPGSSRLTESTQPGGATGGATGGATGGATGGATGGATGSDPGDGAKGSQPSVPEGSNLGGATGSQGKTGSSRLSENTQPGGAKSGAAWPNPGDRVKFSQPSGGEGSNLGGATGSQKRNKVKNENGGDFPVGHLHHFTVKFSRTECNEYAIDCDEPRTVLGVIQSTEQYWKKMKTCPDENVVIQLGKKDKKYTIATHFPCSCIGEGESLVISFGPEKVEVAQDQLYRPIQSRDKYSVFYIDTIGGMYTKQKKRFRNNAVKEFKYLCVYGEKGITVKEALERDGRFVDKLGDFTLTDNDDSNCITEQIQKVDNLDKKKFKLCLPRNRRANDSSGLSSNSAQRSDTRPAVDEAQQRKIQAAMEKRGISVRAAMEKSGNNVNIEEIYETLRRQFPELKAFMKSRFPGDSFQKAVNLRKENFGNIQQSFSEVHRVTKLLKRGESVCKVVVKDVSQGTGFVLFDNFILTNVHYFSSCVEGQKLKEGIEMSFFFEDPESKEYYFKLANRDIWYSVCDLDYAVLEIMPEGDNYNLKTRIHKKKKVPPGLLKSFGPMPQNGEACIIGHPAGGVKKMDLTFIIEKEKREQAVNDHLHPYKDPFVVWSINQIIQEQGIENIMMGGKIADKVGTYKTFMYHGSSGSPVFDARGQVIGLHTAGFLYKQESVIEFAQSLLTIFEHYVSTLKEHGKDKLLERVEKEVKGNSDLKKVFGSVVELKESRQRLEDEPADPEELLDYIEAMETD, encoded by the exons atgcctaccaaaaagaaaaatcctccaaaaaagcaaaagaccCTTAAGTCATACTTCGGCACACCT GACATTCCTGGCAGCAGCCGATTGACAGAGAGTACACAGCCAG GTGGAGCTACAGGTGGAGCTACAGGTGGAGCTACAG GTGGAGCTACAGGTGGAGCTACAGGCGGAGCTACAGGGTCTGATCCAGGAGACGGAGCCAAAGGCTCTCAACCTAGCGTACCTGAAGGGTCTAATCTAGGTGGAGCTACAGGCTCTCAG GGCAAAACTGGCAGCAGCCGATTGTCAGAAAATACACAGCCAGGTGGAGCTAAGAGTGGAGCTGCATGGCCTAATCCAGGTGACAGAGTCAAATTCTCTCAGCCAAGCGGAGGTGAAGGGTCGAATCTAGGTGGAGCTACAGGCTCTCAG AAACGCAACAAAGTGAAGAACGAGAACGGTGGTGATTTCCCG GTCGGACATTTGCATCATTTCACCGTGAAGTTCAGTCGTACTGAATGTAATGAATATGCTATTGACTGCGATGAACCTCGCACCGTTCTGGGGGTGATACAATCAACTGAACAGTACTGGAAGAAGATGAAGACGTGTCCAGATGAAAATGTTGTGATTCAGCTGGGTAAAAAGGATAAGAAATATACCATTGCAACACATTTCCCTTGTTCTTGTATTGGGGAAGGTGAGTCTCTGGTCATATCATTCGGACCAGAAAAGGTTGAAGTGGCCCAAGACCAACTTTACAGACCAATACAGTCACGGGACAAGTATTCTGTCTTCTACATCGATACAATCGGAGGGATGTACACCAAACAAAAGAAGCGTTTTAGAAACAATGCTGTCAAAGAGTTTAAGTATCTGTGTGTCTATGGGGAGAAGGGCATCACTGTCAAAGAGGCTCTGGAAAGAGACGGTCGCTTCGTTGATAAACTCGGTGACTTCACTCTGACTGACAATGACGATTCGAATTGCATCACCGAACAAATACAGAAGGTCGACAacctggataaaaaaaaattcaagctgTGTCTTCCACGGAACAGGAGAGCAAATGATAGCTCGGGTTTATCAAGTAATTCGGCACAGAGGTCTGACACAAGGCCGGCTGTAGATGAAgcacagcagagaaaaataCAAGCAGCAATGGAAAAGAGAGGAATCAGTGTCAGAGCAGCGATGGAAAAGAGTGGCAACAATGTCAACATTGAGGAGATTTATGAAACGCTGCGTCGCCAGTTTCCAGAGCTCAAAGCATTTATGAAGAGTAGATTCCCTGGGGATTCTTTTCAGAAAGCAGTCAACCTGAGGAAGGAAAACTTTGGGAACATCCAACAGTCTTTCAGTGAAGTTCACAGAGTCACAAAGCTGCTGAAACGGGGCGAGTCAGTTTGCAAAGTGGTGGTTAAGGATGTTTCTCAGGGAACAGGCTTTGTGCTGTTTGACAACTTCATCTTGACCAACGTACACTATTTCAGTAGTTGTGTCGAAGGACAAAAGTTGAAGGAGGGTatagaaatgtcttttttctttgaagatCCTGAGTCAAAAGAGTACTACTTCAAGCTGGCTAACCGTGACATCtggtacagtgtgtgtgatctgGATTATGCCGTACTTGAGATAATGCCTGAGGGAGACAACTACAACCTCAAAACAaggatacataaaaaaaagaaggtgccACCAGGACTCCTGAAGAGTTTTGGTCCAATGCCACAGAATGGTGAAGCCTGTATTATTGGTCACCCAGCAGGAGGAGTGAAAAAGATGGATCTTACATTTATCattgagaaagagaagagggagcAGGCTGTCAATGATCACTTACATCCATACAAAGATCCTTTTGTTGTCTGGtcaatcaatcaaattatcCAAGAACAAGGCATTGAAAACATAATGATGGGTGGAAAAATAGCAGACAAAGTAGGGACCTACAAGACTTTCATGTATCACGGCTCTTCTGGCTCCCCGGTGTTTGACGCTCGTGGTCAAGTCATTGGTTTGCACACCGCAGGATTTCTTTACAAACAAGAGAGTGTGATAGAGTTTGCCCAATCTCTGCTCACTATATTTGAACACTATGTGAGTACGCTAAAAGAACATGGGAAGGATAAGCTGTTGGAGAGAGTTGAGAAAGAGGTGAAGGGAAACTCAGACCTAAAAAAGGTCTTTGGGTCTGTGGTTGAGCTGAAGGAAAGCAGACAGAGACTCGAGGATGAGCCAGCAGACCCTGAGGAGCTCCTGGACTACATTGAGGCAATGGAAACTGATTAA